A segment of the Ipomoea triloba cultivar NCNSP0323 chromosome 1, ASM357664v1 genome:
GCCATATTGTATAGTCTCGTGCCCAACAATTAAGCAACTGATATTGGGCTATTTCAGTTTTGATTTGTCAATAAAGGCCTCTTGTATATTCTCCAATCTCACTTCATTAGTTTTCGAGCGTGTTCAATTTAGTGATAAAATTAATGGAATTGTCTACAACATTCCTAATCTTGAGAAGCTGGGATTCTATTATTGTTTAGGGATTAGTAATTTTGGGATCAGAGTTCCAAAACTTGAAAGCTTATCTATTATTGGTCGTATACAAGCGGCCGAATTGAGATGGGTTGCATTTCATTTAAAAGCAATTAAGACTCTTTGCTTGGATCACTTCTCCTTGGTAAGAATCTCTACTTTCACATTCTCTTTCTTGTAAGGGTTTTGTCCCAaggctgatttttttttaatgttttttaagCATGAAGATTTTGTATTAGCTGCATCGGTGTTCCCAATTGCAATAAATCTGCAAGTAATCAAGCTATATCGTTTGAATTTTGCTAACGGAATGGAGTTCACTGTTGCTTTACAATTGCTTAAAAAATCTCCCAACTTATGTGAACTGGAGATTCAAGCATCATGTTTCGTAAGAAATCGATCctatatatggagtatatattttcttaatttcctTATGCTTGTACTTGATtgcttttcattttttgtttgagttGTAGACATGTTCAACTGAAGACACAAGACTTCCCGCGGATCACGGTTGTATTATTGATCAAGATCTAAAGATGCTTCACACAATAAAGATTGAATTATTTACCGGATCCAAAGTGGAAATGTTTTTTGTGAAAATGTTGCTCTCTAAATCCCCTGCCTTAGAAAAAATTGTTATTCAAGATTTTAATGATCCCAATCTCTCCATGCCTCTCAAAATTTCAAGAGAGTTGTTGCGCTTTCCTCGTGTATCTCCAAAAGCACAAGTTGTTTACATGGACGATATATAACCTTGGCTATGGAGTGGTTGGCTTCCCAAAGTTTTAGGAATTGTGTATAGTGTAGCTCCATTGCATGGTTTAAAGTAGAAATGTAATCAATGGTGGTTGTGCCAGATAGTAGTTAACTTTTGTAAGATAAGGATGGTATCTTATTTTTTAAGTAGTAGACTTGAAGAATATAATGTCTCTCTTCAATTGTAGGTACTAGGTTTTATTTCAGATGATGTAGATGCTGATAGTGTGATAGGTATAATAGGTGTGTTCttagttcctttttttttttttttttttttataataatttctcgagactaattcattgaatcataagcggaaacgtttacaagaaagattaatggaATGGACAAACATTCTTTACAGttagacatagaaacaaatttcctaacaatgttatcaaaaacttgaatcgcacaaatttgaagctgaagtcgataggagcactccaagcttctttactgtcaatagtaatttggtcaaacataacgaaggcatactctagttcaaaagtcgttgacaccacccgagtatcaatcttcattcttttgtgGTTCACATATGCCATGACCAATTATCGTTCTACGCTTATAACAAGAACTCGCCAAAAAAAACGAGAAGGAATAAACTCGCAAAAGAagcgagagggaataaacttgCTAAAGATGCGAGAAGCAACAAATTCTATAAATAAACGAAAGGTTTCTTTTGTggttcacatacgccatgaccaATTATCGTTCTACGCTTATAACAAGAACGCACCAAAAAAAAGGGGAGGGAATAAACTCGCAAAAGAagcgagagggaataaacttgCTAAAGATGCGAGAAATAACAAATTCTATAAATAAACGAAAGGTATAATAGCAACAAaacttattaataaaaaaacaacactGTTTTGAATCAAGAAAAAACCACTCCCTACTTCACCTTTTGTAAAACCCAAAACCTTCTTTTCCTCATTCAATGGTGATGGAGAGGCGACAGTGCGAGATCGTAGGTGTGGAGGCGGCGTCTTCTCCTCTTCACGATTGTCGTcttcttttgctcttttctcTCTGCCTCTCCTCTCCATTTTCGCCTCCCCCATCGCCGTGTGTTCTTAGTTCTTATTGCattaatatagtttcttttattttgattttggtgtTCGATTTAACCTACTTCATTTAAGTACCCCATTGTACATACAGTTGGGTGAAgttcatatttgaaaaaaaaaaattcttcaaagaaattcttttagtttttactttgtctagaaattttttttcaaatttggcGAAACAATTTTATGAACGTATTTATAGAGACAATTTTTTCTAGacatcataatataataaagaagATTTCTTTTTATCTGCTTGAAggagtaaattattatttttaaaatgatattgcATTATAGAAGACCAACATTTGGTCTATTGTCACTTGGGATCCCCGATCAGCGTAGCTATTGGCTTTTGGACCGCTCTATAGCTCCAATTTGGAGATAACCTTACGTGAACACGCGTCTATGCATTATTTGCTCCTTTGTAACAATTAGATGCAATATTTGTCCATAAATACTATAGAATACACAGTAATAAAGGTCAATACTCTGCTAATTAGAATACACAATGTTCTTGGTGCTGGTttgatttcaaaaataataataataataataataataataattatataaataatatatatatatatatatatatatatatatatatatatatatatatatatatatatatccatttgAATCTCAAAGGTCATGTAacttattaattaatgattagGCATTATTATAGTGCACTAACTTTACATTGAACTGGGCAAATAACCTCATGGATATTGTGTCTATAGTGGGTACAAAAAATAATGGTCAaagggttacacttgtgtgagaccgtctcacggatccttattcgtgagacgagttGGGTCGAATTAAGgcactatgcaaatgtcatacttatatgtgcaaatgtcatacttatgtgctcaaatataacactaatcaagaatacactttttgttacttataagagaaaaagtaatacatttttcataataagtaatgttgatgacaagtgctccttacttataagggtaaatataatacttttgaggaaaaatgtaatacttttaaatcgaaatgtaaaagtattgtatttttcctcaaaagtattacatttacccttataagtaacaaaaattttattcctgattagtattacatttgaacatataagtatgacatttgttcatataagtg
Coding sequences within it:
- the LOC116011338 gene encoding F-box/FBD/LRR-repeat protein At1g13570-like, which translates into the protein MATKCGSSRDAISELPADVKERILERLPTRDAARTAILSTRWRDVWLGQGRIVIDLDLLQGVQRCEGDKSYAFVNIINDILLRHAGPVKKFALCIYLQGHKLQQSDLDRWLLFLSRNGIQELTISIPGSNLEYKYQLPYCIVSCPTIKQLILGYFSFDLSIKASCIFSNLTSLVFERVQFSDKINGIVYNIPNLEKLGFYYCLGISNFGIRVPKLESLSIIGRIQAAELRWVAFHLKAIKTLCLDHFSLHEDFVLAASVFPIAINLQVIKLYRLNFANGMEFTVALQLLKKSPNLCELEIQASCFTCSTEDTRLPADHGCIIDQDLKMLHTIKIELFTGSKVEMFFVKMLLSKSPALEKIVIQDFNDPNLSMPLKISRELLRFPRVSPKAQVVYMDDI